From Mycolicibacterium cosmeticum, a single genomic window includes:
- a CDS encoding VOC family protein has product MNNSRDPLTALHGDDLPVTPDPAFAARLRARLVAALSLPPGAEGVEMSGTDSLLAELAEPSPPGTGLVIPYLAVTDARAALDWYAGALGAELVGAPVVMADGRIGHAELSVAGATVYLADEYPDLGLRAPAAQSVSVSLLLQVADTDATLGRARARGARVQREPYEEHGSRNAAIVDPFGHRWMLAGPRTGAAVTIRHGDVGYVSVNTPDAARAAAFYAHVLGWSYEGHHVAGTGLSMGIHETPGPSTLFCCYAVDDLDAARQSILAAGGTVGQPQDREFGTVLDATDPAGTPFAVYRDTAGTPRPALNGTGPGELSYLTYEVPDSAVFKAFYGRVLNWAFEPGRVEDGWGVLHTHPMAGAAGGARVARTVPMWTVADIDAAVTRVREAGGTVIQEPSVQAYGKSALCTDDQGARFYLGEH; this is encoded by the coding sequence ATGAACAACAGCCGCGATCCGCTGACCGCGCTCCACGGCGACGACCTGCCCGTCACACCCGACCCCGCCTTCGCGGCCCGGCTGCGCGCCCGCCTGGTTGCCGCCCTGTCCCTACCCCCGGGCGCCGAAGGAGTTGAGATGAGCGGAACCGATTCCCTGCTTGCCGAACTGGCCGAGCCCTCCCCACCCGGCACCGGCTTGGTGATCCCCTACCTCGCGGTCACCGACGCCCGGGCGGCGCTGGACTGGTATGCCGGGGCACTGGGCGCCGAGCTGGTGGGCGCACCGGTGGTCATGGCCGACGGCCGGATCGGGCATGCCGAGCTGTCGGTGGCCGGCGCGACGGTCTACCTGGCCGACGAGTATCCCGATCTGGGTCTGCGAGCCCCTGCGGCACAGTCGGTTTCGGTGAGCCTGCTGCTGCAGGTGGCCGACACCGACGCCACGCTGGGGCGGGCCCGCGCCCGGGGCGCACGGGTGCAGCGCGAACCGTACGAGGAGCACGGCTCGCGTAACGCCGCGATCGTCGACCCGTTCGGGCATCGCTGGATGCTGGCCGGCCCGCGCACCGGCGCCGCGGTGACCATCCGGCACGGCGACGTCGGCTACGTCTCGGTGAACACCCCGGACGCCGCCCGCGCCGCCGCGTTCTACGCCCACGTGCTGGGCTGGAGCTACGAAGGCCACCACGTCGCCGGCACCGGCTTGTCGATGGGCATCCACGAAACACCGGGCCCCAGCACGCTGTTCTGCTGCTACGCCGTCGACGATCTGGACGCGGCAAGGCAGTCGATCCTGGCCGCCGGCGGCACGGTCGGGCAGCCGCAGGACCGCGAGTTCGGCACGGTGCTCGACGCCACCGACCCGGCGGGCACCCCGTTCGCGGTGTACCGCGACACCGCAGGCACTCCGCGGCCCGCGCTCAACGGCACCGGACCGGGCGAACTGTCCTACCTCACCTACGAGGTGCCGGATTCGGCTGTGTTCAAGGCGTTCTACGGCCGGGTCCTGAACTGGGCATTCGAACCGGGCCGGGTCGAGGACGGGTGGGGGGTGCTGCACACCCATCCGATGGCCGGCGCCGCCGGCGGGGCGCGGGTCGCGCGGACCGTGCCGATGTGGACCGTCGCCGATATCGATGCGGCCGTGACACGGGTGCGCGAAGCCGGCGGCACCG
- a CDS encoding RNA polymerase sigma factor, with product MSAQTDAARALLTLYDEALPVVYGYFVRRCGDRGTAEDLTSETFLAAMDAARKPAPPPVSVPWLIGVARHKLADHYRRRFAVPVGDVPEPVDPVDDWDAELDRIVAEAVLARLPEQHRTVLALRYLDDRSVPECAELIGRTVHATEALLVRARRAFRSNYPEGGTP from the coding sequence GTGAGCGCCCAAACTGACGCCGCCCGGGCGTTGTTGACGCTGTACGACGAGGCACTGCCCGTCGTATACGGGTACTTCGTCCGGCGTTGCGGTGACCGCGGCACCGCCGAGGATCTGACCTCGGAGACGTTCCTGGCGGCGATGGATGCCGCCCGAAAACCGGCACCGCCGCCGGTGAGCGTGCCGTGGCTGATCGGGGTGGCCCGGCACAAACTGGCCGACCATTATCGGCGCCGCTTCGCCGTCCCCGTCGGTGACGTGCCAGAACCGGTTGACCCGGTGGACGACTGGGACGCCGAGCTGGACCGCATCGTCGCCGAGGCCGTTCTGGCCCGGCTGCCCGAGCAGCACCGCACCGTGCTGGCACTGCGCTACCTGGACGACCGATCCGTACCCGAGTGCGCCGAACTGATCGGGCGCACCGTGCACGCCACCGAAGCCCTGCTGGTGCGGGCCCGCCGCGCCTTCAGATCGAACTACCCGGAGGGAGGCACGCCATGA
- the mftR gene encoding mycofactocin system transcriptional regulator (MftR, the mycofactocin system transcriptional regulator, is an uncharacterized TetR family DNA-binding transcription factor. Its role is inferred by context. It occurs as part of the biosynthesis locus for mycofactocin, a partially characterized electron carrier derived from the terminal Val-Tyr dipeptide of the precursor peptide MftA, through a radical SAM enzyme-mediated process.) produces the protein MSVGRRPSTTQGHISGVALELFATRGFDDVSVDDVAAAAGISRRTLFRYFSSKNAIPWADFDAHLQDLRDVLNAVPEEVPLDAALRSALLTFNDFGAEEMPQHRQRMRVILETDALQAYSMTMYAGWREVIAAFVARRLGRKPADLVPQTVAWTALGVALTAYEQWLADESVSLADALGDAFDVVGHGLRTLDPRG, from the coding sequence ATGAGCGTGGGACGCCGCCCTTCCACCACCCAGGGCCACATCAGCGGTGTGGCCCTGGAACTGTTCGCGACCCGCGGTTTCGACGACGTCAGCGTCGACGACGTCGCCGCCGCCGCCGGCATCTCGCGGCGCACCCTGTTCCGCTACTTCTCCTCCAAGAACGCCATTCCCTGGGCGGACTTCGACGCGCACCTGCAGGACCTGCGCGACGTGCTCAACGCCGTGCCCGAGGAGGTGCCGCTGGACGCCGCACTGCGCTCGGCGCTGTTGACCTTCAACGACTTCGGCGCCGAAGAGATGCCACAGCATCGGCAGCGCATGCGTGTCATCCTGGAGACCGATGCGCTGCAGGCGTATTCGATGACGATGTACGCCGGGTGGCGCGAGGTGATCGCGGCGTTCGTGGCACGCCGGCTGGGCCGCAAGCCGGCCGACCTGGTACCGCAGACGGTGGCCTGGACGGCACTGGGGGTGGCGCTGACGGCCTACGAACAGTGGCTGGCCGACGAATCGGTGTCGCTGGCCGACGCGCTGGGCGACGCGTTCGACGTGGTGGGCCACGGCCTGCGCACGCTCGACCCGCGGGGCTGA
- the mftA gene encoding mycofactocin precursor MftA (Mycofactocin is a small molecule electron carrier derived from the final two amino acids, Val-Tyr, of MftA, the mycofactocin precursor. It plays a role in redox homeostasis and the metabolism of alcohols and aldehydes in Actinobacteria, including Mycobacterium tuberculosis.), with product MEPNQHVASDTDLVTESLVEEVSIDGMCGVY from the coding sequence ATGGAACCCAATCAGCACGTTGCGTCCGACACCGATCTGGTCACCGAGTCTCTCGTCGAAGAGGTCTCGATCGACGGGATGTGCGGGGTCTACTGA
- the mftB gene encoding mycofactocin biosynthesis chaperone MftB (MftB, a small protein, is a peptide chaperone that assists the radical SAM enzyme MftC in performing two modifications to the C-terminal Val-Tyr dipeptide of the mycofactocin precursor peptide, MftA. MftB's role is analogous to the role of PqqD in the biosynthesis of PQQ, a cofactor that derives entirely from a Tyr and a Glu in the precursor PqqA.): protein MSAPTAPVAAFDPGRPWALHHQVAVRPEPFGALLYHFGTRKLSFLKNRTIVEVVSSLADHPDVRSACRAAGIDDAAHGPYLHALSVLAQSHMLVPRENQ from the coding sequence ATGTCGGCACCGACAGCCCCGGTGGCCGCCTTCGATCCCGGGCGGCCCTGGGCCCTGCACCACCAGGTGGCGGTGCGGCCAGAACCGTTCGGGGCGTTGCTGTATCACTTCGGCACCCGGAAGCTGTCGTTCCTGAAGAACCGGACCATCGTCGAGGTGGTCAGCTCGCTGGCTGACCACCCCGACGTACGGTCCGCCTGCCGCGCCGCCGGAATCGACGACGCCGCCCACGGCCCCTACCTGCACGCGCTGAGCGTGCTCGCACAGTCCCACATGCTGGTCCCGAGGGAGAATCAATGA
- the mftC gene encoding mycofactocin radical SAM maturase (MftC is a radical SAM/SPASM enzyme that catalyzes the first two steps in biosynthesis of the electron carrier mycofactocin from the terminal Val-Tyr dipeptide of the precursor peptide MftA.), with translation MTSVAPVPRLVDQFERGLDAPICLTWELTYACNLSCVHCLSASGKRDPRELSTQQCKDIIDELERMQVFYVNIGGGEPTVRSDFWELVDYATEHHVGVKFSTNGVRITPEVAAKLAASDYVDVQISLDGATAEINDAVRGPGSFEMAVRALENLAAAGFKDAKISVVVTRHNVDQLDDFKALADRYGATLRITRLRPSGRGADVWDELHPTAAQQRQLYDWLVAKGERVLTGDSFFHLSGLGEPGALAGLNLCGAGRVVCLIDPVGDVYACPFAIHEKFLAGNVLTSNGFADVWQNSELFRELREPQSAGACTGCGHYDACRGGCMAAKFFTGLPMDGPDPECVQGYGEPALARERDKPKPSVDHSRSGGRTPRGPIPLKLLTAPPKSDVGAGAPRTSHVGAGAPPKKFCNESPI, from the coding sequence ATGACGAGTGTGGCCCCCGTGCCCCGGCTGGTCGATCAGTTCGAGCGCGGCCTGGACGCCCCGATCTGCCTGACCTGGGAGCTGACCTATGCGTGCAACCTGTCCTGCGTGCACTGCCTGTCGGCGTCCGGCAAGCGCGATCCGCGTGAGCTGAGCACACAGCAGTGCAAGGACATCATCGATGAGCTGGAACGCATGCAGGTGTTCTACGTGAACATCGGCGGCGGTGAGCCGACGGTGCGCTCGGACTTCTGGGAGCTGGTCGACTACGCCACCGAACACCATGTGGGGGTGAAGTTCTCGACCAACGGGGTGCGCATCACCCCGGAGGTGGCCGCCAAACTGGCCGCCAGTGACTACGTCGACGTGCAGATCTCGCTGGACGGCGCGACCGCCGAGATCAACGACGCGGTGCGCGGTCCCGGCTCGTTCGAGATGGCCGTGCGAGCGCTGGAGAATCTGGCCGCCGCCGGCTTCAAGGATGCCAAGATCTCCGTCGTCGTCACCCGGCACAACGTCGACCAGCTCGACGATTTCAAGGCCCTGGCCGACCGTTACGGCGCCACGCTGCGCATCACCCGGCTGCGCCCGTCCGGTCGCGGCGCCGACGTGTGGGACGAATTGCACCCCACCGCCGCGCAGCAGCGTCAGCTCTACGACTGGCTGGTCGCCAAGGGTGAACGCGTGCTCACCGGTGACTCGTTCTTCCACCTGTCCGGGCTGGGGGAGCCGGGCGCACTGGCCGGGCTGAATCTCTGCGGTGCCGGTCGGGTGGTGTGCCTGATCGATCCCGTCGGCGACGTCTATGCCTGCCCGTTCGCCATCCACGAGAAGTTCTTGGCCGGAAATGTGCTCACCAGCAACGGTTTTGCCGACGTCTGGCAGAACTCCGAGCTGTTCCGCGAACTGCGCGAGCCGCAGTCCGCCGGTGCCTGCACCGGGTGCGGGCATTACGACGCCTGCCGCGGCGGCTGCATGGCCGCCAAGTTCTTCACCGGGCTGCCGATGGACGGCCCGGACCCCGAATGCGTGCAGGGTTACGGGGAACCGGCGCTGGCGCGCGAGCGGGACAAGCCCAAGCCCAGCGTCGACCACTCGCGCAGCGGCGGACGCACGCCCCGGGGCCCCATCCCGCTGAAACTGCTCACCGCGCCTCCGAAGTCCGATGTCGGCGCCGGCGCGCCTCGCACGTCCCATGTCGGCGCCGGCGCGCCTCCGAAGAAGTTCTGCAACGAAAGTCCGATCTGA
- the mftD gene encoding pre-mycofactocin synthase MftD (MftD, an enzyme found in the mycofactocin biosynthesis locus, performs an oxidative deamination of 3-amino-5-[(p-hydroxyphenyl)methyl]-4,4-dimethyl-2-pyrrolidinone (AHDP). The resulting compound, now called pre-mycofactocin (PMFT), is a biologically active redox cofactor that can oxidize the non-exchangeable NADH of TIGR03971 family SDR-type oxidoreductases.), translated as MARDTWFETVAIAQQRAKKRLPRSAYSSLISASEKGVSVSDNVEAFAELGFAPHVIGATEKRDMATTVLGQDISLPVIISPTGVQAVHPDGEVAVARAAAARGTAMGLSSFASKPIEEVTAVNDKIFFQIYWLGSREEIAERVQRAKDAGAVGLIATTDWSFSHGRDWGSPKIPERMDLKTMIKMSPEVLSKPRWLWSFGKHLRPPDLRVPNQGRRGEPGPTFFEAYGQWMGTPPPTWEDIAWLREQWPDAPFLLKGMVRVDDAKRAVDAGVSAITVSNHGGNNLDGTPAAIRCLPAIADAVGDQIEVLLDGGIRRGSDVVKAVALGARAVMIGRAYLWGLAAEGQTGVENVLDILHGGIDSALRGLGKASIHDLSAEDILVPEGFTRALGVPAG; from the coding sequence ATGGCCCGCGATACCTGGTTCGAAACCGTCGCCATCGCCCAGCAGCGCGCGAAGAAGCGGCTGCCCCGCTCCGCCTACTCCTCGCTGATCTCGGCCAGCGAGAAGGGTGTTTCGGTCTCCGACAACGTCGAGGCCTTCGCCGAACTCGGCTTCGCTCCGCACGTGATCGGCGCCACCGAGAAGCGCGACATGGCGACAACCGTGTTGGGGCAAGACATCTCATTGCCGGTCATCATCTCGCCGACGGGTGTGCAGGCCGTGCACCCCGACGGTGAGGTGGCGGTCGCGCGGGCGGCGGCCGCGCGTGGCACGGCGATGGGGTTGTCCTCGTTCGCCAGCAAGCCCATCGAGGAAGTCACCGCGGTCAACGACAAGATCTTCTTCCAGATCTATTGGCTGGGCAGCCGCGAGGAGATCGCCGAGCGGGTTCAGCGCGCCAAGGACGCCGGGGCGGTCGGTCTGATCGCCACCACCGACTGGAGCTTCAGCCACGGACGGGATTGGGGCAGCCCCAAGATCCCGGAGCGGATGGATCTCAAGACGATGATCAAGATGTCACCGGAGGTGCTCTCCAAGCCTCGGTGGCTGTGGAGCTTCGGCAAGCACCTGCGTCCGCCTGACCTGCGCGTTCCCAACCAGGGCCGGCGCGGCGAGCCGGGCCCGACCTTCTTCGAGGCCTACGGCCAGTGGATGGGCACCCCGCCGCCCACCTGGGAGGACATCGCCTGGCTGCGTGAGCAGTGGCCCGATGCCCCGTTCCTGCTCAAGGGGATGGTGCGCGTCGACGACGCCAAACGTGCTGTCGACGCCGGGGTTTCGGCCATCACGGTGTCCAACCACGGGGGCAACAATCTGGACGGCACGCCGGCGGCGATCCGTTGCCTGCCTGCGATCGCCGACGCCGTCGGCGATCAGATCGAGGTGCTGCTCGACGGTGGTATCCGGCGCGGCAGCGACGTGGTCAAGGCGGTGGCGCTCGGAGCCAGGGCGGTCATGATCGGCCGGGCGTATCTGTGGGGTCTGGCCGCCGAGGGGCAAACGGGGGTGGAGAACGTTCTCGACATCCTGCACGGCGGGATCGACTCCGCACTGCGCGGGCTCGGCAAGGCTTCCATCCACGATCTGTCAGCCGAGGACATTTTGGTCCCGGAGGGCTTCACCCGCGCGCTCGGGGTTCCTGCCGGCTGA
- the mftE gene encoding mycofactocin biosynthesis peptidyl-dipeptidase MftE, translating into MNSAYHRPVAFPTDLGTVTSNRLRGSSPAGPPALMVPLGSTEQHGPHLPLDTDTRIAVAVARAAAGRIGPQWLLAPSLSYGASGEHEGFPGTVSIGTEALRLVLTEFGRSACGWASRVVFVNGHGGNVEALTGAVPLLRSEGRDVAWTSCTVRGADAHAGHTETSVLLHISPENVRIEERVPGNRAPLSELMPAMRRGGVAAVSEIGVLGDPTTATERDGAALFTAMVDGCVHRVSAWSPDAHGMLR; encoded by the coding sequence GTGAATTCGGCCTACCATCGTCCGGTGGCCTTCCCCACCGACCTCGGCACTGTGACGTCGAATCGGTTGCGTGGTTCATCGCCCGCCGGGCCACCGGCGCTGATGGTCCCGCTGGGTTCCACCGAACAGCACGGACCCCATCTGCCGCTGGACACCGACACTCGGATCGCCGTGGCGGTCGCCCGCGCGGCGGCCGGCCGGATCGGGCCGCAGTGGTTGCTGGCCCCGTCGCTGAGCTACGGCGCCAGCGGTGAGCACGAGGGATTCCCGGGGACGGTGTCGATCGGCACCGAGGCGCTGCGGCTGGTGCTCACCGAGTTCGGCCGGTCGGCGTGCGGATGGGCATCCCGGGTGGTGTTCGTCAACGGGCACGGTGGCAACGTCGAGGCGCTGACCGGCGCCGTGCCGCTGCTGCGGTCGGAAGGGCGCGACGTCGCCTGGACGTCGTGTACGGTGCGGGGCGCCGATGCTCATGCTGGACATACCGAAACATCTGTATTGCTACATATTTCACCAGAGAACGTGCGGATCGAGGAACGCGTGCCGGGTAACAGAGCACCGTTGTCGGAGTTGATGCCGGCGATGCGCCGCGGCGGGGTGGCCGCGGTCAGTGAGATCGGGGTCCTGGGGGATCCGACGACGGCCACCGAACGGGACGGCGCGGCGCTGTTCACCGCCATGGTCGACGGATGTGTGCACCGGGTGTCGGCCTGGTCCCCGGACGCGCACGGGATGCTCAGGTGA
- the mftF gene encoding mycofactocin biosynthesis glycosyltransferase MftF (Members of this protein family, MftF, are glycosyltransferases, members of PF00535 (glycosyl transferase family 2). The encoding gene is found as part of the mycofactocin cassette, in Mycobacterium tuberculosis, many other Actinobacteria, and occasional members of other lineages. Mycofactocin itself, a putative redox carrier, is a heavily modified derivative of the C-terminal Val-Tyr dipeptide of the mycofactocin precursor MftA (TIGR03969).) yields the protein MTGPRLPDGFAVQVDRRVKVLGQGAALLGGSPTRLLRLAPAAQTMLDGGRLEVHDALSAQLARTLLDATVAHPRPASGPSHRDVTVVVPVRDNTLGLCRLVRSLRGMRVIVVDDGSAVPVRESDFEGMYCDVLVLRHERSRGPAAARNTGLAACTTDFVAFLDSDVVPRRGWLESLLGHFCDPAVALVAPRIVSLHEPDNLVARYESVRSSLDLGMREAPVVPYGPVSYVPSAAIICRRSLLLEVGGFDETLRSGEDVDLCWRFVEAGHRLRYEPIALVGHDHRTQLREWFGRKAFYGQSAAPLSVRHPGKTAPMVVHRWMLLVWILLASGSTMGYFAAAVITVLFGRRVATALGAVETEPKEVAVMAARGLWGSALQTASAICRHYWPVTLVAAVFFRRCRQVVLVAAIVDGLADWATRNHNAEQDAQRVGVLSYLLLKRLDDIAYGLGLWTGVVRERHVGALKPQLRS from the coding sequence GTGACCGGCCCACGGCTGCCCGACGGATTCGCCGTCCAGGTCGATCGCCGGGTGAAGGTGCTGGGCCAGGGCGCCGCGCTGCTGGGTGGCTCCCCGACCAGGCTGCTGCGGCTGGCGCCCGCGGCGCAGACCATGCTCGACGGCGGCCGCCTCGAGGTGCACGACGCGCTGTCGGCGCAGCTGGCGCGCACCCTGCTGGATGCCACCGTTGCGCATCCGCGTCCGGCCAGCGGGCCGTCGCACCGCGATGTCACAGTGGTTGTGCCAGTGCGGGACAACACCCTTGGTCTGTGCCGGCTGGTGCGCTCACTGCGCGGGATGCGCGTCATCGTGGTCGACGATGGCTCGGCCGTGCCCGTGCGGGAATCCGATTTCGAGGGTATGTACTGCGACGTGTTGGTGCTGCGGCATGAGCGCAGCCGCGGGCCGGCCGCCGCGCGCAACACCGGGCTGGCGGCGTGCACCACCGACTTCGTGGCGTTCCTGGACTCCGACGTGGTGCCCCGGCGCGGGTGGCTGGAATCGCTGCTGGGCCACTTCTGCGACCCGGCGGTGGCCCTCGTCGCGCCGCGCATCGTGAGCCTGCACGAGCCGGACAATCTGGTGGCCCGGTACGAGTCGGTGCGGTCCTCGCTGGACCTGGGCATGCGTGAGGCACCGGTGGTGCCCTACGGGCCGGTGTCCTATGTGCCCAGCGCCGCCATCATCTGCCGGCGCAGCCTGCTGCTCGAGGTGGGTGGCTTCGACGAGACGCTGCGCTCCGGGGAGGACGTGGACCTGTGCTGGCGGTTCGTCGAGGCCGGGCACCGGCTGCGCTACGAGCCCATCGCCCTGGTGGGCCATGATCACCGCACCCAATTGCGGGAGTGGTTCGGGCGCAAGGCCTTCTACGGCCAGTCCGCCGCCCCGCTGTCGGTCCGCCACCCCGGCAAGACGGCGCCGATGGTGGTGCACCGGTGGATGCTGCTGGTCTGGATCCTGCTGGCCTCCGGGTCCACGATGGGTTACTTCGCGGCCGCCGTCATCACCGTGCTGTTCGGTCGCCGCGTCGCGACGGCACTGGGCGCGGTGGAGACCGAGCCCAAAGAGGTCGCCGTGATGGCCGCGCGCGGGCTGTGGGGCTCGGCGCTGCAGACCGCCTCCGCGATCTGCCGGCACTACTGGCCGGTGACGCTCGTGGCGGCCGTCTTCTTCCGGCGGTGCCGGCAGGTGGTGCTGGTCGCCGCGATCGTCGACGGGCTGGCCGACTGGGCCACCCGCAACCACAACGCCGAACAGGATGCGCAGCGCGTCGGCGTGCTGAGCTACCTGCTGCTCAAGCGCCTCGACGACATCGCCTACGGGCTCGGGCTATGGACCGGGGTGGTGCGCGAACGCCACGTCGGCGCGCTCAAACCGCAGCTCCGGTCGTGA
- the mftG gene encoding mycofactocin dehydrogenase MftG yields MTDVLIVGAGSAGSILAERLSADDRCQVTVLEAGPGADDPAVSAHLHDAGRLPIGPGSPVVRRYTTTLTDRPNRSADVLRGAVVGGSGAVNGGYFCRGRPADFDGWGLPGWRWDDVLPHFRAIETDLDHDGPLHGTRGPIRVRRTAHFSPGTSAFVERVLGMGYPWIDDLNGAPGPDGVGAVPLNIDHGIRIGPGAAFLEPALGRPNLVVRTDVPVLRVLIDGTRAVGVEVLGPAGARTLTADRIVLCAGAIGSAQLLLVSGVGPAPMLEYAGIDVHADLPVGAAFCDHPEWVLPVDWPATAGRPPVEAALSVDDVEIRLYTSGFSEMAGAGRADDPHIGIALMRPRSRGRLTVRSPDITDAPVLEHRYDREDADVAALHAGAELATALSGMTGRHPHWSTTQHLSGTAPMGPVLDERCRVHGVQGLWVVDGSIMPSLPSRGPHATIAMIGHRAAEFIS; encoded by the coding sequence TTGACTGACGTCCTGATCGTCGGCGCCGGCAGCGCCGGTTCGATTCTGGCCGAACGTCTTTCAGCCGATGATCGCTGCCAGGTCACGGTGCTGGAGGCCGGTCCCGGCGCCGACGATCCCGCGGTGTCGGCGCACCTGCACGACGCCGGCCGGCTTCCCATCGGCCCCGGCAGCCCCGTCGTGCGGCGCTACACCACCACGCTGACCGACCGCCCGAACCGGTCCGCCGACGTGCTGCGCGGTGCCGTGGTGGGCGGCTCCGGCGCCGTCAACGGCGGCTACTTCTGCCGGGGCCGCCCCGCCGATTTCGACGGCTGGGGCCTGCCGGGCTGGCGCTGGGACGACGTGCTGCCACACTTCCGGGCGATCGAGACCGACCTCGATCACGACGGTCCGCTGCACGGGACCCGCGGGCCGATCCGGGTCCGCCGGACGGCGCACTTCAGCCCGGGTACGTCGGCGTTCGTCGAGCGGGTGCTCGGCATGGGCTATCCGTGGATCGACGATCTCAACGGTGCGCCTGGCCCGGACGGGGTGGGGGCGGTTCCGCTCAACATCGATCACGGCATCCGGATCGGGCCCGGGGCGGCGTTCCTGGAACCGGCCTTGGGGCGGCCCAATCTCGTTGTGCGGACCGATGTTCCGGTGCTACGAGTGCTGATCGACGGCACCAGGGCCGTCGGTGTCGAAGTGCTCGGCCCGGCGGGTGCGCGCACTCTCACCGCGGATCGAATCGTGTTGTGCGCCGGGGCGATCGGCTCCGCCCAGCTGTTGCTGGTATCGGGGGTCGGGCCGGCCCCGATGCTGGAGTACGCCGGTATCGACGTGCACGCCGACCTCCCGGTCGGGGCGGCCTTCTGTGATCACCCGGAGTGGGTGCTCCCGGTGGACTGGCCGGCCACCGCCGGCCGGCCACCGGTGGAGGCCGCGCTGTCCGTCGACGATGTCGAAATACGGCTTTACACCTCCGGTTTCAGCGAGATGGCGGGAGCCGGCCGGGCGGACGACCCGCATATCGGCATCGCCTTGATGCGGCCGCGCTCCCGCGGCCGGCTGACGGTGCGCTCGCCGGATATCACCGATGCCCCGGTCCTCGAACATCGTTACGACCGCGAGGACGCCGACGTTGCGGCCCTGCACGCGGGTGCCGAGCTCGCCACTGCGCTATCCGGAATGACCGGGCGTCACCCACATTGGTCCACCACGCAGCATCTCAGTGGCACCGCGCCGATGGGACCGGTGCTCGACGAGCGCTGCCGGGTGCACGGCGTGCAGGGACTGTGGGTGGTGGACGGCTCCATCATGCCGAGCCTGCCCAGCCGTGGCCCGCACGCCACCATCGCGATGATCGGACACCGGGCGGCCGAGTTCATCTCCTGA